One window from the genome of Chloroflexota bacterium encodes:
- a CDS encoding LppX_LprAFG lipoprotein — MAIMPYMAKILQGARGFFLQLSIMAGACAALLAATACGSEGAPSSREGLPPAETLLARSAQAMAQVRSIRFSLTNENGETPLPDGLALRSAKGSLVHPDKMEAQFAARVAGFPVELKVISANDRTYVTNPLTGRWQTYDYALGLLAFLDAEKGLVQIMRSMSGPVVSAGPATDGAETYRVKGSIPATSVAFMTTGALEGARVDVDILIGARDSLMREAKLFGRISEGEPPGMSRVLELSSFNQTFAIAAPQ; from the coding sequence GTGGCTATAATGCCGTACATGGCGAAGATTCTTCAAGGCGCGCGGGGCTTTTTCCTCCAGCTCTCCATCATGGCGGGGGCGTGCGCCGCGCTCCTTGCGGCGACGGCCTGCGGCAGTGAGGGCGCGCCATCGTCCCGGGAGGGTTTGCCGCCCGCGGAGACGCTGCTTGCCAGGTCGGCCCAGGCGATGGCCCAGGTGCGCTCCATCCGCTTTTCCCTGACGAACGAGAATGGCGAGACGCCGCTGCCGGATGGCCTGGCTCTTAGGAGCGCGAAGGGGTCGCTGGTGCACCCGGACAAGATGGAGGCGCAGTTCGCCGCCCGGGTGGCCGGGTTTCCTGTGGAGCTGAAGGTCATCAGCGCGAACGACCGCACCTATGTGACCAATCCCCTCACGGGCCGGTGGCAGACCTATGACTATGCCCTGGGCCTCCTGGCCTTCCTGGACGCGGAGAAGGGGCTTGTGCAGATCATGCGGAGCATGAGCGGGCCGGTGGTATCGGCCGGCCCGGCGACGGACGGCGCGGAGACGTACCGGGTGAAGGGCAGCATCCCGGCAACCTCGGTGGCGTTCATGACCACGGGCGCGCTGGAAGGGGCCCGGGTGGACGTGGATATCCTCATCGGCGCGCGGGACAGCCTCATGCGGGAGGCGAAGCTCTTCGGCCGCATCTCGGAGGGCGAGCCGCCGGGGATGAGCCGGGTGCTGGAGCTTTCCAGCTTCAACCAGACGTTCGCCATCGCGGCGCCGCAATAG